Proteins from a genomic interval of Alteromonas macleodii ATCC 27126:
- a CDS encoding FFLEELY motif protein: MAQEIIKHIHRVNALRDLANQLGVMPIIHQLQHWQCERLLVTHDDLAQQKRYQKAMAFFVDELYGPKDFSQRDADLVRVIPKLAKVLPDKAMNAMDDALSLNALSFDLDMAMAQYLQSQFPGEPINRDNYALAYRNVGRIEDRKHQIDIISHLGDQLADVIKIRGIGMLISLSRRPAKLAGLLALHEFLERGFDAFKAIGDVQSFIDPVLVREKAIMQLLLSDDLTLPEDNPLPVV; the protein is encoded by the coding sequence TTGGCGCAAGAGATAATTAAACATATTCATCGGGTCAATGCCCTTCGTGACTTAGCCAATCAGTTGGGTGTAATGCCTATCATTCATCAATTGCAACACTGGCAATGCGAACGCTTACTGGTCACTCACGACGATTTAGCACAGCAAAAACGTTACCAAAAAGCCATGGCTTTTTTTGTAGATGAATTGTACGGGCCAAAAGATTTTAGCCAACGGGACGCCGATTTAGTGCGAGTTATTCCGAAGCTCGCAAAAGTATTGCCTGACAAAGCTATGAACGCTATGGACGACGCATTGTCGTTAAATGCACTATCGTTCGATTTGGATATGGCGATGGCTCAGTACTTACAAAGCCAATTTCCCGGAGAACCTATCAACCGAGATAACTACGCTTTGGCGTATCGTAATGTGGGCAGAATTGAGGATAGAAAGCATCAAATCGACATAATTTCCCATTTGGGCGATCAACTCGCAGACGTTATAAAAATTCGTGGTATAGGTATGTTAATTTCACTGTCCCGTCGTCCGGCTAAATTAGCAGGATTACTCGCATTGCATGAATTTTTGGAAAGAGGGTTTGATGCGTTTAAAGCGATAGGTGACGTGCAGAGCTTTATTGACCCCGTATTGGTGAGAGAAAAAGCGATAATGCAATTATTGTTAAGCGATGATTTAACGTTACCTGAAGATAATCCCCTGCCTGTGGTATGA
- a CDS encoding GMC family oxidoreductase, with amino-acid sequence MSEVLSKYDYIIVGGGSAGAVLATRLSENPALDILLLEAGSKDTNPLIHIPFGLSLLSRFEGIGWGYHTAPQKEMYDRELFWPRGKTLGGSSSVNAMCYIRGQKEDYDRWANEEGAEGWSFDEVLPYFKRSENFEEGADEYHGTGGPLNVSKLRHTSVLSDAFVNSASIAGYQQLDDFNRDDREGLGYYHVTQANGQRCSTAKGYLTQAKHRNNLTVLTRVAAEKVLLKEGRAIGVQVREKGVVNRYFAKSEVILCGSAINPPQLLMLSGIGPRAELEEKGIFVQQDLPGVGQNLQDHLDAIVQYTCKAREGYAVALGALPSYVKATADYAFRRKGIFSSNIAEAGGFVSSSLATQGPDIQFHFLPAILNDHGRQLAFGYGYGLHACCLYPKSRGTISLQSNHPADQALIDPNYLTAEEDQQVMIEGVRIARKLLSAPDFDKFQGSELYPGVEAQTDEEILEFLRERAETIYHPIGTCKMGSNDDEMAVVDTQLRVRGIAGLRVVDASVMPSLIGGNTNAPTVMIAERAAEFIKATHEGQPVSMAKAESA; translated from the coding sequence ATGAGCGAAGTACTGAGCAAATACGATTACATTATTGTAGGCGGCGGTTCCGCAGGCGCGGTGCTTGCCACCCGTTTATCAGAAAACCCCGCGTTAGATATTTTGCTATTAGAGGCTGGCTCAAAGGACACTAATCCGCTTATTCATATCCCGTTTGGGTTGTCTTTACTCAGTAGATTTGAGGGGATTGGCTGGGGTTATCACACAGCACCCCAAAAAGAGATGTATGACAGAGAACTGTTCTGGCCCCGCGGTAAAACCTTGGGCGGCAGCAGTTCGGTTAATGCGATGTGTTATATTCGCGGGCAAAAAGAAGACTACGACCGCTGGGCTAATGAAGAAGGGGCTGAAGGTTGGTCGTTTGATGAAGTACTGCCTTATTTCAAACGCTCTGAGAACTTTGAAGAAGGTGCTGATGAATACCACGGCACAGGCGGCCCACTCAATGTTAGCAAGCTTAGGCATACCAGCGTGCTGTCAGACGCATTTGTGAACTCAGCGTCGATTGCAGGCTATCAACAGCTGGACGACTTTAACCGAGACGACAGGGAAGGGTTAGGGTATTACCATGTTACACAGGCCAACGGGCAACGCTGTTCAACGGCGAAGGGGTATTTAACGCAGGCCAAGCATCGCAACAATTTAACTGTACTTACTAGAGTCGCAGCCGAAAAAGTGCTGTTAAAAGAGGGGCGTGCAATTGGCGTTCAGGTACGTGAAAAAGGCGTAGTAAATCGCTATTTTGCTAAAAGCGAAGTTATCCTGTGTGGCAGCGCGATTAATCCACCACAACTTCTGATGCTTTCAGGTATAGGACCCAGAGCAGAGCTAGAAGAAAAGGGGATTTTTGTTCAGCAAGATTTGCCTGGTGTGGGCCAAAACTTACAAGACCATCTTGATGCAATTGTACAATATACTTGTAAAGCGAGAGAGGGCTATGCCGTGGCATTAGGGGCATTACCTTCCTACGTAAAAGCCACCGCAGACTATGCGTTTAGGCGCAAAGGTATTTTCTCGTCCAACATAGCCGAAGCAGGTGGCTTTGTTAGCTCAAGCTTAGCGACACAAGGCCCAGACATTCAGTTTCACTTTCTACCGGCAATTCTAAACGACCATGGAAGACAGTTAGCTTTTGGTTACGGTTATGGCCTTCACGCATGCTGTCTATACCCCAAAAGCCGCGGCACTATTTCGCTTCAAAGCAACCATCCTGCTGATCAAGCCCTTATTGACCCCAATTATTTGACTGCAGAGGAAGATCAGCAAGTCATGATTGAAGGTGTGCGCATTGCCCGTAAGCTGCTATCTGCACCAGACTTCGACAAGTTCCAAGGCAGTGAACTATATCCTGGGGTAGAAGCACAAACAGATGAAGAAATTTTAGAGTTTTTACGTGAGCGTGCTGAAACCATCTATCACCCAATTGGTACCTGTAAAATGGGCAGTAATGACGATGAGATGGCAGTGGTTGATACCCAATTGCGGGTAAGAGGTATAGCAGGTCTTAGAGTGGTAGATGCTTCTGTGATGCCCAGCCTAATTGGCGGCAATACCAATGCACCCACCGTCATGATTGCTGAACGTGCTGCTGAGTTTATTAAAGCGACGCACGAAGGCCAGCCAGTATCTATGGCTAAAGCGGAATCGGCGTAA
- a CDS encoding acyl-CoA thioesterase — translation MSTPTLNWMLDAPYVQQWHIDETHIDHYQHVNNVAYLSQLESLAWAHSNALGLQFADYQSLNRGMVIKRHELNYHLPTHLGETLECATWIVHCDSKLTLKRQFQFICPKRNKTVFDAMTTFVCVSLDTGAPKRMPKQFVDIYGKACVAQ, via the coding sequence TTGAGCACCCCAACGCTTAATTGGATGTTAGACGCCCCCTATGTGCAGCAGTGGCATATTGATGAAACGCACATCGACCACTATCAGCACGTTAATAATGTGGCATACCTGTCGCAGTTAGAAAGCCTAGCATGGGCCCATTCAAACGCGCTTGGCTTGCAGTTTGCCGATTATCAATCGCTTAACCGTGGCATGGTCATTAAGCGCCACGAGCTAAACTACCACCTGCCAACACATCTTGGAGAAACGTTAGAATGCGCTACATGGATAGTGCATTGTGACAGCAAACTTACTTTGAAACGCCAGTTTCAATTTATCTGCCCAAAGCGAAACAAAACCGTATTTGATGCTATGACCACATTCGTATGTGTTAGCCTTGATACTGGCGCCCCAAAGCGAATGCCTAAACAATTCGTAGACATCTATGGCAAAGCGTGTGTGGCACAATGA
- a CDS encoding crotonase/enoyl-CoA hydratase family protein, with protein sequence MKYSTLEVKQEGHIAHVVLNRPDAMNSMIPEFWTELPAAIREIDDEGNARVIVISSTGKHFSAGMDLSVFLNMKEDFKGDPSRRAERMRRMVMLLQDSFTAIEQARMPVIGAVQGGAIGGAVDLLSACDMRYCTQDAFFTIKETQLGMTADVGTLQRLPKLIPIGIVKELAYTGRNFGAAEAQQLGFVNQVFDDQESLLDAVMKIAQQIAMNSPLAVSGTKTMINYAVEHTVAESLTYMATWQAGMFQMEDVFKAMEAQKTKTLPEYPPLHPAIKKMNS encoded by the coding sequence ATGAAGTACTCTACATTAGAAGTAAAACAAGAGGGTCATATTGCCCACGTAGTACTAAACCGCCCCGACGCAATGAACAGCATGATCCCAGAGTTCTGGACCGAATTGCCAGCGGCTATTCGTGAAATAGACGATGAAGGCAACGCCCGTGTCATTGTTATTTCATCAACGGGTAAGCATTTCTCTGCCGGTATGGACTTATCGGTGTTCCTGAATATGAAAGAAGACTTTAAGGGCGACCCGTCGCGCAGAGCAGAGCGTATGCGCCGTATGGTGATGTTGCTTCAAGATAGCTTTACCGCCATAGAGCAGGCACGTATGCCGGTTATTGGTGCCGTGCAGGGCGGGGCAATTGGTGGTGCAGTAGATTTGCTTAGTGCATGCGACATGCGCTATTGCACACAAGATGCTTTTTTTACTATTAAAGAAACCCAATTAGGCATGACAGCCGATGTCGGCACGCTTCAGCGACTTCCAAAACTCATTCCCATTGGCATAGTTAAAGAACTGGCTTATACAGGTCGCAATTTTGGTGCAGCAGAAGCGCAGCAGCTTGGCTTTGTAAATCAGGTATTTGACGACCAAGAATCATTGCTAGACGCAGTGATGAAAATAGCGCAGCAGATTGCAATGAATTCGCCGTTAGCAGTTTCAGGCACTAAGACTATGATTAACTACGCGGTAGAACACACGGTGGCAGAGAGCTTGACCTATATGGCCACATGGCAAGCGGGCATGTTCCAAATGGAAGATGTGTTTAAAGCCATGGAAGCACAGAAAACCAAAACGCTGCCGGAATATCCGCCATTACACCCAGCCATTAAGAAAATGAATTCGTAA
- a CDS encoding TIGR02281 family clan AA aspartic protease: protein MKTWLAIVLSLFLIVSLGINVYLWLSLKQHNDKAYALEASYEHRLDSDKQLETQAQLVDETQVNEKAEPFNNERSPANFSPMTGTNTAPNALDDLRTSSPLVNQEQLESLTTLLNNEQYALLATELTNLLKYDPLNESLLLLEGELIELTKPLSTAIVHYYDLAELPLSTETLSFIDAKIATLYQQAQTQLSQDEQWELVARLNEPLYQRIPDARHYTLNLAEAYAYQQKLTLMEDVLAALPSNDRDANIIRNKAYEMRDIANADATPNKSEIEPTGSEAARYQTRVTLERIGDQYRLDVKALNQKATMILDTGASTTAISSRLFARLGRMRNLTFIGNFNIRTASGTIEAPLVQIPRFYFAGYEFNDVSAIVLPEDALPDADGLLGMNVLGQFDFAIMPQSSELILTERD from the coding sequence ATGAAAACGTGGCTAGCGATAGTGCTTTCGCTCTTCCTCATTGTGTCGTTAGGCATAAACGTTTACCTATGGCTTAGTTTAAAGCAGCACAATGATAAAGCTTATGCACTAGAGGCCAGTTATGAACACCGTTTAGATAGTGACAAGCAGCTAGAAACCCAAGCACAGTTGGTGGATGAAACTCAGGTAAACGAAAAAGCTGAGCCCTTCAACAATGAACGCTCTCCCGCCAACTTTTCACCTATGACAGGCACTAACACGGCACCCAACGCACTTGACGATCTACGCACCTCTTCACCACTCGTTAATCAAGAGCAATTAGAGTCACTGACTACCCTACTCAATAACGAGCAATACGCGTTGCTCGCCACTGAATTAACAAACCTTTTAAAATATGACCCGCTCAACGAATCTCTGTTGTTGCTAGAGGGTGAACTGATTGAGTTAACCAAGCCTCTTTCAACGGCCATAGTGCACTACTACGACTTGGCCGAACTGCCTCTTTCAACTGAAACTCTCTCATTTATTGACGCAAAAATTGCCACTTTGTATCAACAGGCGCAGACGCAGTTAAGTCAAGACGAACAATGGGAATTGGTTGCCAGATTAAATGAGCCACTGTATCAACGCATACCTGACGCTAGGCACTACACCCTTAATTTGGCTGAAGCGTACGCTTATCAGCAAAAGCTTACGTTAATGGAAGACGTGCTTGCTGCCCTTCCATCAAACGACAGAGACGCTAATATCATTCGCAATAAAGCCTATGAAATGCGCGATATTGCCAACGCAGACGCTACGCCGAACAAGAGTGAAATAGAGCCAACAGGCTCTGAAGCCGCACGTTATCAAACCCGTGTAACCTTAGAGCGCATTGGCGATCAATATCGCCTTGATGTAAAGGCGCTTAACCAAAAAGCCACCATGATTTTAGATACGGGTGCCAGTACCACCGCAATATCATCGCGACTCTTTGCGCGTTTAGGCCGTATGCGAAACCTCACGTTCATTGGTAACTTCAACATTAGAACCGCATCAGGAACCATTGAAGCCCCTCTGGTACAAATACCCCGATTTTACTTTGCTGGCTACGAGTTCAACGATGTTTCTGCCATCGTGCTGCCCGAAGACGCTCTACCCGATGCCGACGGATTGTTGGGAATGAACGTTCTAGGTCAGTTTGACTTTGCAATAATGCCCCAGTCTAGTGAGTTGATTTTGACAGAGCGTGATTAA
- a CDS encoding HopJ type III effector protein codes for MAYSCTQDLVQAVTNSPDTIEFNDVITLVDSAFVFTPTAFTNGDVKNEANQNNGSCKLLALGQHLNLNQAQTLALFGRFYREDVLNNPNGDDHANIRNFMETGHEGVVFETFPLVELQN; via the coding sequence ATGGCATACAGCTGCACCCAAGACTTAGTTCAAGCAGTCACTAATTCCCCAGATACTATCGAATTTAACGACGTTATCACGCTCGTTGATAGCGCGTTTGTTTTCACGCCCACCGCTTTCACTAATGGTGACGTAAAAAACGAAGCCAATCAGAACAATGGCTCTTGCAAACTGCTCGCACTCGGTCAGCATTTAAACCTAAACCAAGCTCAAACGCTGGCCTTATTTGGACGTTTTTATCGAGAAGATGTACTTAATAACCCTAACGGCGACGACCATGCCAATATCCGCAACTTTATGGAAACGGGCCACGAAGGGGTGGTGTTTGAGACATTTCCTTTAGTTGAATTGCAAAATTAA
- a CDS encoding NADPH-dependent 2,4-dienoyl-CoA reductase — protein MNQTVTDHPVYPHLFRPLDLGFTTLKNRVLMGSMHTGLEELPDGHKRMAAFYGERARGGVGLIVTGGIGPNEEGATHPSTFRLDTDEAVKNHKEVTDAVHIAGGKICMQILHTGRYAYSPKLVAPSAVQAPINPFKPKALEGDEIEKQIKDFITAATQAQRAGYDGVEIMGSEGYFLNQFIAKRTNHRDDQWGGEYENRIRLPIEVVRRVREAVGKNFIIIYRLSMLDLVEGGSTYDEVVQLGKEIEKAGATIINTGIGWHEARIPTIATKVPRAAFTWVTAKFREALSIPVITSNRINTPEVAEEVLSRGDADMVSMARPFLADPDFVRKAQQNKADEINTCIGCNQACLDHVFNGKMTSCLVNPRACHELEINVKPAATKKRVAVVGAGPAGLAAAVTSAKRGHDVVIYDASSEIGGQFNIAKQIPGKEEFYETLRYFKRQIELHNNITLKLNTYVDAAALNDEGFDDVMIATGIKPRTPAIEGIEHEKVLTYIEVLKEKKPVGNKVAIIGAGGIGFDTAEYLSHGKETPSQDIPAFMKEWGIDMTFSARAGIEGVKPQPEPSPREIFLLQRKTTKVGAGLGKTTGWAHRVGLLAKGVTMIPGVSYDKIDDEGLHITVDGNSQILLVDNIIICAGQEPMRDIVEGLNMPYHLIGGADEALELDAKRAIDQGTRVCAAV, from the coding sequence ATGAATCAGACCGTTACCGATCATCCCGTTTACCCTCATTTATTTCGTCCTTTAGACTTAGGCTTCACTACCCTAAAGAACCGCGTGCTAATGGGCTCTATGCATACAGGCTTAGAGGAATTACCCGACGGCCACAAACGCATGGCGGCATTTTATGGTGAACGTGCCAGAGGTGGCGTAGGGCTTATCGTTACAGGTGGTATAGGACCAAACGAAGAGGGCGCTACCCATCCGTCAACGTTTCGTTTAGATACAGACGAAGCGGTGAAAAACCATAAAGAAGTGACTGACGCGGTGCACATTGCTGGCGGTAAAATCTGTATGCAAATTCTGCATACGGGCCGCTATGCGTATAGCCCAAAGCTAGTGGCACCTTCTGCGGTACAAGCACCAATTAACCCGTTTAAGCCAAAAGCACTTGAAGGTGACGAGATTGAAAAGCAAATTAAAGATTTCATTACTGCCGCAACTCAGGCTCAGCGCGCGGGTTATGATGGTGTTGAGATCATGGGGTCTGAAGGCTATTTCCTTAATCAGTTTATTGCAAAGCGCACAAACCACCGTGACGATCAGTGGGGGGGCGAATACGAGAACCGTATCCGTCTGCCTATTGAAGTGGTACGCCGCGTGCGCGAGGCGGTAGGTAAGAACTTCATCATTATTTATCGCTTATCGATGCTAGATCTGGTGGAAGGTGGCTCTACTTATGATGAAGTCGTGCAGCTTGGCAAAGAAATTGAAAAAGCCGGTGCAACTATTATTAACACCGGTATTGGTTGGCACGAAGCGCGTATCCCAACCATTGCCACTAAAGTACCGCGAGCGGCATTTACGTGGGTTACCGCAAAATTCCGAGAAGCGCTATCAATTCCTGTTATTACATCGAACCGTATCAACACGCCTGAAGTGGCTGAAGAAGTGCTGTCTCGCGGCGATGCTGACATGGTGTCTATGGCACGTCCGTTCTTGGCAGACCCTGATTTTGTGCGCAAAGCCCAGCAAAATAAGGCCGACGAAATTAATACCTGTATTGGCTGCAACCAAGCATGCCTTGACCATGTTTTCAACGGCAAAATGACTAGCTGTTTGGTAAACCCTCGTGCCTGTCACGAGCTTGAAATTAACGTAAAACCAGCAGCAACCAAAAAGCGTGTTGCAGTGGTAGGTGCTGGCCCAGCTGGACTAGCAGCGGCAGTGACTTCTGCCAAGCGCGGTCACGACGTGGTGATTTATGATGCATCTAGTGAAATTGGTGGTCAATTTAATATCGCCAAACAAATTCCAGGCAAAGAGGAGTTCTACGAAACGCTGCGTTATTTCAAGCGCCAAATTGAGCTTCATAATAATATTACCCTTAAACTCAATACTTATGTTGATGCGGCTGCGCTAAACGACGAAGGTTTCGATGACGTGATGATTGCGACGGGCATTAAGCCGCGCACGCCAGCGATTGAAGGCATTGAGCACGAGAAAGTGCTAACCTATATCGAAGTATTGAAAGAAAAGAAACCCGTTGGCAATAAAGTGGCTATTATCGGTGCTGGTGGTATTGGTTTTGATACCGCTGAGTACTTGTCTCATGGCAAAGAAACGCCAAGCCAAGATATTCCTGCATTTATGAAAGAGTGGGGTATTGATATGACCTTCTCTGCTCGCGCGGGCATTGAAGGCGTTAAGCCACAGCCTGAGCCATCGCCAAGAGAGATTTTCCTATTGCAGCGCAAGACAACCAAAGTTGGCGCAGGTTTAGGTAAAACAACGGGGTGGGCGCACAGAGTAGGCCTGCTTGCCAAAGGCGTGACCATGATCCCAGGTGTAAGTTACGATAAAATTGATGACGAAGGGCTACATATTACGGTTGATGGTAACAGCCAAATATTGCTGGTAGACAACATCATCATCTGTGCAGGCCAAGAGCCGATGCGTGATATTGTTGAAGGCTTAAACATGCCTTATCACTTAATTGGTGGTGCAGACGAAGCATTAGAGCTAGATGCAAAACGCGCCATCGATCAGGGGACGCGCGTGTGCGCTGCGGTTTAA
- a CDS encoding TetR/AcrR family transcriptional regulator has product MANAVQSYHHGDLRSALIEAATARLSEYGVDSLSLRKLAEDAGVSRTAPYHHFKDKSALLSAIAAKGFSDWHTAAKRIFEQEDKTPQARFREFVHEYIGYAADNPEMYELMFGRTIWQNQAATNDLKEVAFPCFQFQVTMTRYWQDKGLLPNNQDALRLAQVTWGTLHGIARLLIDGIYADSSHIEEMCDCAADLFMQKQMDAYNG; this is encoded by the coding sequence ATGGCTAATGCAGTACAAAGCTACCATCACGGCGACTTGCGCAGCGCACTGATAGAGGCGGCAACGGCGCGTCTGTCTGAATACGGCGTTGATAGTTTATCTCTCAGAAAGCTGGCAGAAGATGCCGGAGTGTCACGTACTGCGCCCTATCACCATTTTAAGGACAAGAGTGCGCTTTTAAGCGCCATTGCAGCCAAAGGCTTTAGCGATTGGCATACCGCAGCTAAACGAATCTTCGAACAAGAAGACAAAACACCGCAGGCACGTTTCCGCGAATTTGTGCACGAATACATTGGCTACGCTGCCGACAACCCAGAGATGTACGAATTGATGTTTGGTCGCACAATTTGGCAAAACCAAGCGGCGACCAACGATCTGAAAGAGGTTGCATTTCCCTGCTTTCAGTTTCAGGTGACGATGACGCGCTATTGGCAAGATAAAGGGCTTCTCCCGAATAATCAGGATGCGCTGAGACTCGCACAGGTTACTTGGGGCACGTTGCACGGGATCGCACGATTGCTCATTGATGGTATCTACGCTGACAGCAGTCATATCGAGGAAATGTGTGATTGTGCAGCAGATTTGTTTATGCAAAAGCAAATGGATGCTTATAACGGATGA